A window of Sebastes umbrosus isolate fSebUmb1 chromosome 6, fSebUmb1.pri, whole genome shotgun sequence genomic DNA:
CATTTTCCACTCTACACAGCAAAACTTCAGCCTTTTGATCAACCAGCCAAAATGTCTGCAGGAGAGCTTCTAACGTTTCACACCCTTTCTCATATTTGCTTGAGATTTTCATTCTCAAAGAGGATCCCTTCAGTGTTTGCATTTAGCATGTTCACATCTGCAGTCTGGAAGCAATAGAGGCAAATTGtgaattttcaatattttttagttttgtcTTGTACAAAGGCTTTCTTATAACTCCAACCACATAATTCCTTTGGTGTGATGTCTGACTTGTAATATGAAACCATTTCATTTAGATGCATTTATTTGCATCGTGCCAGAGTTCGTAGTCTGGCATCAGTGCTTGAAGGACAATCATCCAAACACCAGGCATGCCTGGAAAATGTCATTTCTAGGACAGACTTGTTTGCCAAGTCAGAGTGCATTGAGGACAAACTTTGCCTTGTATTCAAATGGGAAAAGATGCATTTTCCTCCAGTACAATCGTAATGACTCAGCAAGTTTGTCTTCATAATTACAAGTGGCATTCGATTCCTTgagtataatgttttttttgtgcaatttgAACATGCAGTATGGCTGAAGTTACAGTGAAATACCCTGTAACTTGGCATTATAATGATTATATATGTTCCAGTAGagctttatatataaataatgtacaATGCATCTCCCCTCTGTCGGTTAAATCACATCTTTTCATAAGATACCAATGATGATTCAAGGATTCATCCCCTGTGATAAAACACAGGGTCTTGGTGTTTTGGGCATGCAGATATACAATATCACTATACATAATTATAGATTGAACTCTTCTGACCAGCAGAAGAGAAACATTAATTATTTAGATTTCAAATAATCCAATTTTGACTTTCAGTTTTCTTGTCCATGGGTTTTAAAAGCAAGTCTCTTATCCACCCAGACCCTCAAATATTtgcaacattaaaacatttcaatcTATTTATATTATGTCTGGCTGTGGTTGCATTGCATTGTAATGGCCTCTTGTAATGAGGTCAGCTTGTGTCATAAAACGTGACAACTTGACCCCTGACTTACATCCACTCTGTCTGAGCAAACATGACCCAGAGCAAGAAagaagtgtctgtgtgtctttctgtctgtctgtctgtggtgtCTCTCTCATAAATATTTCAAACAATGTTCCTGAAAGATGCTGTATTGTAATTTGTCTCAGTGGTCCTTTTTTTAAGATTCTAGTCCGTCATTAACCACGATGGAGCAGCCATGTGTGAGTTAGACTTGATTTGACTCTATTTCATTTCTGTTGGGAGTATGGAAATATGATTGTGTTCTTATGGATACAACCATCCCTCCACATCTTGGAATAATTGTCTATAATTAGAGCTGAttgttgactttgactttgcCTGACTTTGTTCCAACATTCATGCTGCTTAACAGTTGCTATGGAAGGAAATAAATCACTGCCAAcattgaaatgaataaatatagtaCAAATACAAGTACAAATGTGTACTTAAGTATAGCACTTGAGCATTCAGTTATATTCAACTGGTTTTAATCACTTCCTTCTGATTggaaatattttcattttcattgtgtCTGTTTTGGGGAAATAATTGTCTCTTGTTTATATATCTGTAACTAAgcatatttactcaagtactgtacttgcgtacacatttgaggtactttacttgagtatttccattttatgcttctACTCCAATACATTTTGTAGgcaaatattttacattttactctatatttattttaaagctttagttactttgcaaatttatattattaatacaaaatatagatACTAATAAACTAAAATTAGTAAAATTGTATGTATTATTACAGGTTAAGcaacccaacagtatataaagtaattaaaataagCCCCATCTTTTTATCAGTTGCAACATTAACatgatgtacacattaatgtATCAATGAGGCCTATACGTAAATCTGAAATGGACGATTCTACTctgatgagtacttttacttttggtaaaAAACTTTTGCCTTGCcttactttaagtatattttgatggtaATACTTTTGCTCTTTTACAACATTTTCAAATGCAGGATTACTTTTAATTACTCTGTTAAcgataacagagtatttttacactgtggtactGCTACGAAAAATATTTTagttcttcttccaccactgtttatatttatatatacatattttattattaataataataataataataataataatgtctttgattttaggaatcacaagtacaaatataactactgcagccaacaaaaggttatataacattcttacatttgctgctagaaaaaatatataactacAGTGGATTAGTGATAAGAAACCCTCTGTTCAAGGCTGGCGTAAAGTCATATTTGAGATGGTCCCTTTGGAATATCTTACAAATATTATACATGCCAAAGTAGATCAGTTCTACGATATTTGGCATCCCTGAATTATATTGGACCCAATCTCTCCtccattatctcacaaggagtCTCTTGAACATGAACTCATAGATCCTGTGACTTTcctgcactatggactatttcctaAGACctcctatatatattttttgatctgagctgtaccagtgtttgtttgtttgttgttatgaatgaatgaatgaatgaaagactttatttcgaacataaaaataaataaaaagagatacaaaataaaattaaacaaaacaagagtaatagtgtccaaaaaggagtaggtaaaagtaaaacttatatttccctaaccctttctcacttctcctctaataactcatatatcatagaatgataatataatataatataatatataaactatcccagatttatttacatcccaaattaaatatatgaacagtaTATATATCCACTTGGATAAAACattatcaacaacaacaaaaaaaacacactttgtacaaaatatcaaaataacattcatataaataatttaaatagcTATACTAAAGCTAAAGTCTTGGTCTAAAATTTAAATGGCCAAAGAGAATAGTGCTAATAATGTGCTGTACAATTTTGGGGACTGAGATTTTGGAGTTGGGATGGTATTTTGGGGATCACAGGCAATTATTACACAAAACATTTTCTCACACATTTTCTCACACATtttctcatatatatatatatatatatatatatatatatatatatatatatatatatataaataatgaatatattatatttaatatcttaaaaaatctaataaacATTTAGTGACAACAACTGCTGAGTGTGAGTTGGTATACAGTAGTACACTGTTCTGTCCAGTAGGGGCGGTATGCACCTGGACTCTGACTGTtaaacacagagaagaagaaatcaCCCAGCCGAGGAGCCTCATTGGTCGAGCCGCAGTGACGTCAGTGTGACTGGTCTCAACAGTGGAGTCAACATGGCGGCGGTGGATGTCATTGTGGATAACTTGGTGACTCTCTGGAGGATTCCGGCCGTCAGACTCAACTTCCCCTGGATATTTCTACTCATAGCGGCCGTGGGGTCGATCCTGAAGGAGCTGGAGCTCGTCCCGCAGACGTATTTCAGCAGCAACAGGAACGCCCTGAATGTGTGAGTAGTGTGTCTAACAGAAACAGTGAAGGTAACGGTGAGCTCACCTgagtctgctgtctgctgctgacagacaggtgagctcacctgagtctgctgtctgctgctgacagacaggtgagctcacctgagtctgctgtctgctgctgacagacaggtgagctcacctgagtctgctgtctgctgctgacagacaggtgagctcacctgagtctgctgtctgctgctgacagacaggtgagctcacctgagtctgctgtctgctgctgacagacaggtgagctcacctgagtctgctgtctgctgctgacagacaggtgagctcacctgagtctgctgtctgctgctgacagacaggtgagctcacctgagtctgctgtctgctgctgacagacaggtgagctcacctgtctgctgctgaggctgctgctgacagacaggtgagagcaCACACATCTGGTTGTTATAGACTGAGCTGTGGTGAAGGTAGCAACGCTGTGAAGTAAtgtgggtcaaaggtcaactgtGGCTATTTGCTGTAATACTCCTTTATTGTacaaaattcaaaacaaaacaaaaacaaagcagatGCTCCTGTTCGCCCGGTGGAGAAAGAAGTAGTATGGTACACTGTAACACTGCAGGTAGATCAGTTCATTCTTTATTATAGGGATGCACGCACCCTTTTTCACTCCCGATACTGATACCGATAGCTTTGGTTATCGGCCGATCTGTTACCAGTGATTAATGAGTTgtctgcctcactgtgtggacgtGACTGGATCATTCCTTTATATGTGttaggcaacatcaggcttgacttcactttgctttcctaactttgtgaaacaaaatgtaacaaataaatacatagatgtgaatttactgaattgatatttattattaaaataataaatcatacaccagcagcttggaaaaaaacaggaattacaattcaaattAGCAACGCTGAAGTAAtgtgggtcaaaggtcaactgtGGCTACTTGCTGTAATGACCCTTCATTGTACAAAGTTGaagttcaaaacaaaacaaaaagaaagtaaaTGCTCATGTTCGCCCGGTAAAGAAAGAAGTAGTATGGTATTCTTGCATACACTGCAGAGACTCTGCAAGTAGATTAGTTCATTCTTTATTATAGGGATGCATCAACCTTTTTCACTCCCGATACCTGGGCTCTAGGTATCGGCTGATACAGCGTACCTGAATATCTGATACCAGTGATTAATGAGCTGTATGGCTCACTGTGTGGACGTGACTGGATCATTCCTTtatatgtgtaaggcaacatcaggcttgacttcactttgctttcctaactttgtaaaacaaaatgtaacaattttttatttgatttttttatttatttaatctttatttaaccaggttagtcccattgagattaagaacctcttttccaagggagacctggccaaaacggtcagcagcaagaacacaaagttgcagacagacacaaatagagataaaatacaattcacaaacactaaaagcactcacatttgcattaaaagagaactatctaaagacaaatggggggacaaaaaggaacttttctgggagtcagctgtacaacaagggagctaaaaacattggcatgccatagagtctgcttctaaagccttcattttagatttaaaaatatctAACGATACCAGCTCCTAGATGTTTAagtcattttggagcaaattccaggctgagggtgcagaatatgcaaacgCCCTTTCCACAATTTTTGTCCGAGCTTttgggacagagagcacaaagagGTCCTGTGAACGCAGTGAATACTGTCCACAATTTTTGACGTATTGTGGGAGCAGACCCAGAATCACCTTATATATAAGGATGTACCAATGGGAGAGCCTACAGGTTGCCAGTGCAGGCCATCCCACCTGAGAGTACAACTCACAGTGGTGAGTCAGAGCTTTACAATTTGTGATGAACCTTAAGGATGCATGGTaagctacattgacaataaatacatagatataaatttactgaattgttatttattattaaaataataaatcatacaccagcaacttggagaaaaacaggaagtacAATTCAGGtgtgaacctttttaatgcagcaacaaattggtcaaaacttaaacaggaattaacaTTCCAGTATATAACGTATATAGTGaataaacatataattgaattgaatagatcggccccattgtcagcggtacctgatccagctattcgagtcagtatcggcctgatatccgatccagtatcagtatcggtgcatctctattACTTTGGGGGTTCAAAGCTagtttattaaactttttaCAGTAGAAGCAAGTtgaagtttttcttttctttgctcAGTATTGCTGAGGGACCATCTCATGCTTCAAGCAACACATTCTTCCTTTTACAAATGAATTTATAAGTAATAAAATACCCCCGTTCTCAATTCAATACACGGAGGGGTTTTGCTGCTACAGTCTCTACAGATGTCTGCCTGTAAGCAATGCTCATTAAATaggtataaaaagaaaatcatgcatgtaaaaaaatttaattgaagacataaaataatacataagtAAAAATATAGGGATGAAATACATATACAACATAATATATATGTGTGGTGGACTGATTGCAAaatgaatatactgtaatgtAAATAGGGATGTAGTATATACGTAAtgagaaataataaattataaaaagtatataaaggtaaagtgacagtAAATACACTCCTCAGTGTATTGAATTGAGAAAGATTTTGGATTTATTAACGATGGAGTTTTTATGAAGAAATAATTAGATTTTCATGGGTGTCAATACTTAAAgattaaaatagataaataaatgtattaatactCAGAGGGGAAACTACTTTTGCCCATGCACAGTGGCGAATAACAAAAGACGCCTTCAATAGAGAGTTGCTTCCGATCTGATGCAATATTAGAGCGCAGATAAGCTGATAAATGTAGTCACAAGCAAGCTCTAATAATGAATGCTCTGTTCCTCTTGCAGGTATTTTGTCAAAGTGTCCTGGggttggacgctgctgctgctgaccccCTTCGTCCTCCTCTCCAACTCCTCCTTCAGCCGTAGCGTGTCCTTCCTCAGCCGCCGGCTGCTGTCTCTGGTGGTGGCGACGGCCATCTGGTACGTCTGCACCGAGACCTTCTTCTACATCGAGAACGCCACCGGCTCGTGTTTTGAAACCGGCAGCGTGGATGTCATGAATGAGGTGTTTGCAACCAAAGCCAGCTGCAGGCGGGCCGGCTTCCGCTGGCAAGGCTATGACATCTCGGGACACTCCTTCATCCTGGCCTACTCTGCTCTCCTCATCGTGGAGGAAACGGCGCCGATGGCCTCCCTGAAGACAGCCAGTCTCTCCGCGCTGCCCAGGCAGGTCCTCAACCTACTGTACGTGGCCTTGAATCTGATAGTGATCGTTTGGGTGTGGATGTTTGCCTGCACCTCTGTTTACTTCCACGACCCGTCTCACAAGTTGTTAGGGACCATATGCGGCCTGTTGGGGTGGTATCTGACATATCGGGTGTGGTATCTAAAACCTTTGTCACCGGGACTTCCCCCTCAGCGCCACCCGAAAGAACAGAAACAACACGCCTAAAGCTGCCATCATACTTTCCTGTACAACGTAGTTGCTAACGTCACAGCCATCCTCCAAACAACGCACCACACTTGATGTTATCTGTCTCCGGGTCCAAGCCGACCATTCTATTTTAAGCTATTTTAAGTTATTCCCTCCGCACAAAGGTCGATGTGTACAGGATGGTGTTTGGCAGCTGCTGTTCCCAAAATGACTCTTGGTAATCTGAGATAAAAGCAAGACGCTGCTCTGCTGCCCAGCTTTAGCCTCTCACCTCCAGCTTCTGAGGCTCGCATGCTACGCCGTCATTTGTTGCCTTATAATTTTTTACTCTTGGATGAGTAACCACAGTTTTTAGATGTCTGAGTAGGAACACTTGAGAATGTTTACAGATCCAGTTGCATAGCACTGATGACATGGATTTTTATAGACCAATGTAACGAagctatacattgttttttatagGAAACTAACTGCACAACAAAGTCAGATCAGACACTGTAACTACAGTGGGCCAAAATGATTTACTGATTTAAATGAGCTGccacatatgtgtgtgtcaaCACTATATATAAAGTTTGCTTAGAAGATGTAGAGCTTGAATAGCATGTATAAGGACAATTTTAATGGCTCATCGTACATTGACTGTAGTTGTAAGCCAGCCCTGCAAgtgcaaattattattaaaatgcttTAAATGTTTAGGCTGGAAATTTAAACAgttattttcatcattgattaatctgcacATTATTTTCAAATTGTCAAAAAAGACCATCACAATTTGTCTTCAGATGTTGTGTTATGTCCCCAAGcaatagtccaaaacccaaatatattaaatttactTTCATGTaggacaaagaaaataaaaacaaatcctcacaattgaaaagctggaatcagagaatgtCTGGCTTTTGTGCTTGGAATAATAATTTAAGTggatttattttcagattttttgatgGACTAATAGATCAATCAActaattaattgtttcagttgtaattttatttgttGTCAACAACTGATCAAAACTGAATTGATCCTACTTACAAGTATAGTCAAGTGTGGCCAAAGCCTGATACAGtatatcttattcctctgtgccatcgagctccaaaaactattaaaaatacaacacaatGATTAACATTGGCACTGAGATTTATTTCCAGTCCcgcatacaccgtcctgctgccataaatactcactagatTACCAAATCTGTAACTGAAGATAGTCCCCAATGAATGCTCCATTTACTCCGATTTGAGTAATGATTCTAAAAACTACTGAGCCCAGCTGACCGGaagttacttttattttaagacCTGAAAGttaatatttgttattaaatatttacGTCCTCAGTAGGAACCAATTGGCTTGAGtctgagtgccacagacagaGTAGGAGAGTAGTGAAGTTTTAAAATATGGATTaaaacattgttggttttggtcttttcctGGGATTCATTGACAATTAGGATAATATAGATTAATACTTGCCTTATCCTGTAATGGGGAGTTTTGGGAAACGTAGTTCCATGTATATCATAGCAGTATTTTTAAAGAATattaatttacaatgttaatgtTAAGTGTTTTCTAGCATTGATATGTGTATTTCATGACATGTCCAATACACATTTACAAGCTCTACAATGCAGGGAACACTGTGGGTTTTGGTGAAATAAAAACCAGGATCTGTGTATtccattttcattatttatttgtcattgatGGCAACTGAATAAATTAAGGCTTATGAACAAACATCATAAAAAGcaccataaataaatgcatatatagaaatataaaaaataaaaaataaaaaataaaaaaatactatagTGAAATATAATGGCCACAAATCACAACTAGGATTTCTCTCGACTTgaactctttgtgtgtgttcaaagAAGTACAGATCAAACCCCTCAGGTCGCATGATTTCagtcagaagaagaagcagtggAGTCGTAACGGGGCTCGCAGTAATCAGAAAGCGTTCACAATGATTGGCTGGTTATCAAGATTCTTGATCTGCTGTTTGTCAATTAACAAAATAAGTGAATGTCTGAGGATCAAAAAGTCAACATAAATAACAATGAAGCTAATTTTAAATTAACAGGAAATAGTACATTACATTTGTGTGTCCTCTTGCTTCCTTCAAAACCTCGAAAAAttcagatatatatttttaatcttCACTTTTGTGCCATTTACACCACTGCTGCTCATGCACTAACAGTA
This region includes:
- the fitm2 gene encoding fat storage-inducing transmembrane protein 2, with amino-acid sequence MAAVDVIVDNLVTLWRIPAVRLNFPWIFLLIAAVGSILKELELVPQTYFSSNRNALNVYFVKVSWGWTLLLLTPFVLLSNSSFSRSVSFLSRRLLSLVVATAIWYVCTETFFYIENATGSCFETGSVDVMNEVFATKASCRRAGFRWQGYDISGHSFILAYSALLIVEETAPMASLKTASLSALPRQVLNLLYVALNLIVIVWVWMFACTSVYFHDPSHKLLGTICGLLGWYLTYRVWYLKPLSPGLPPQRHPKEQKQHA